A window of the Deltaproteobacteria bacterium genome harbors these coding sequences:
- a CDS encoding MarR family transcriptional regulator: protein MAGGRDPALAARPATVAVSPRNRRDAPDASPVERATAQPRSRASPKPSPATRYDLRVLQALRRMIRAVDLHSRKLSAQHNVTGPQLVCLLAIEEHEPVTASAIARHVHLSQSTVIGILDRLEAKKLVRRQRNLEDRRVVHVSLTEQGRALARNAPSPLHDALATAMTKLPESELGAIAASLDRIAEMMEDRHSDAAPILDTEPVGSTAGAAETVPPGDQKLDRWLHDCDDR, encoded by the coding sequence ATGGCAGGAGGCCGAGATCCTGCGCTCGCGGCTCGTCCGGCGACAGTTGCGGTGAGCCCGCGCAACCGACGTGACGCGCCGGATGCCTCCCCCGTGGAGCGGGCCACCGCACAGCCGCGTTCCCGCGCATCGCCGAAACCATCCCCCGCAACGCGGTACGACCTGCGGGTACTGCAGGCCCTTCGGCGCATGATCCGCGCGGTCGATTTGCATTCCAGAAAGCTCTCGGCCCAGCACAACGTGACGGGGCCGCAGCTGGTCTGCCTGCTCGCGATCGAGGAACACGAACCGGTCACCGCGAGCGCGATCGCACGTCACGTTCACCTCAGTCAGAGCACCGTGATCGGAATCCTCGACCGGCTCGAGGCAAAGAAGCTCGTCCGGCGACAGCGCAATCTAGAAGACCGCCGAGTGGTACATGTGTCGCTCACCGAGCAGGGGCGGGCGCTCGCGCGAAATGCTCCGTCTCCGCTGCATGACGCGCTCGCGACAGCCATGACCAAGCTCCCTGAATCCGAGCTCGGCGCGATCGCGGCATCCCTCGATCGAATCGCCGAGATGATGGAGGATCGGCACAGCGACGCCGCACCGATTCTCGACACCGAACCGGTCGGTTCTACGGCTGGTGCCGCTGAGACCGTGCCCCCGGGCGATCAAAAGCTCGACCGATGGCTACACGATTGCGATGACAGATAA